GAATTTAAAAGCTTAAATTTTAGCTTTTATTACTCCAGCCATACCAAACTATACCCAGACCATTTAAAACGCTTTTACAGCTAAAAGAAAGGCATTAATACCCATAGTAGAAAGCACAATACCCTTAGTAAGTAGATAAACGACCTAAGCAAAACTTAGAGCGTCCACTAAAAGCAGATAGAACGTGAGCATAAAATTATGCTGACGTTACCACAAAATTATGGAGAGTTAACCGGCTCAAAATTACGCCCGTTAAATGATAATGCTACATTGTAACAGTATGAGAGATACCCGCTTAACCTCATCAGGATATTATCTATCTTTACAGGGTAGCAAAAAGGTAGCTTTTTAAAAATGGGTAGCAATAGGGTAGCAAAGCTATTTTATCTGTTTTCTTAAAAGGCTATGCAAAGTCCAGTATTTAGGGGTTTTTAGAGAGTTTATTAATGGTCGGAGTGGCGGGATTTGAACCCGCGACCTCTACCACCCCAAGGTAGCACGCTAACCAGGCTGCGCCACACCCCGAAAGTTTAAGAGGAGCAATTATATCAAAAATTATTCTAGTATATCTTCATAAAAATCGTAACAAGATATGAAGTATATACCATTTTGTTTTTTAATTCGTTTATCCCCTCTTTTATATGCTTTTTTGAAACGTTTTACTACCTGTTTTGCTTTATTGTAGTTGTACTGTTGTCTTTGAATCAAGTCTCCTAGAGGAATCCAGCACTCTTCAGTATCATGATCATTTTTTGTCTCTGTTTTAATTTCTGAATTGTCTTTTTTGATTGATTTTTCTGTTGATTCTTCTTCAGTTTCTATGTCAATAGTAGTTTCTGTTTCTGTCTGATGAGTAATTTGATAATTTGTCAAATAGATAGCACGCATTTCATGAAATGCTTGTTTTAGTAAAGCAATCTCTTCTTGAAGAGTCTTTGTTATCTGTTTATTTGCCTCTTTAAGATCTTCTATTGAACTTTTGAGTACAGCTATCGTTTCATCTTTAGCTTTGATAATTTCTCTATACTCATCAATCAATGAAACATGCTCAATCTTCTCTTCTTCATTAACTGTTTTTTCTTTAGGCTCATCAATCTCTGATTCTATATTTGTAGCAACAATTACATAATAACGCCCATCAATCTTTCTAGCAGGCAGAGTACCTCTTTTAATCTTAGCATAGACACTTTGACGTGAAAGTCCATGCATTTGAGCATATTCAGAAGGTTTGATAAGTTGTTGCATATATTAACCCTGTTATTGACTATTTATCTCCATTATACCAAAAAGTGTCAACTAATTATGTCTATTCAATACCATTTTTTACAGGTACAAAAAGGCAGCTCTCTTTAGGAATCTCTGTAATATCTGTACCTTTTTTTATAAATTGGGTAATTATCTGCTCATTCCCTTTTTCAATTGGTGCAACAAGAATTCCTCCATCTGCAAGTTGACTAAAAATTGTATCAGGAATTTTCTTTGTTGAAGCAGAAAAAAGTATTCTGTCAAATGGAGCATACTGTCTCCATCCACGTTGACCATCATCTAAGCGTGTATGAATATTGTCAATCTCTAAAGCTTTGAAACGCTCTTTAGCCTCTTTTAAAAGGGCTTCTATACGTTCTATTGTAAATACACGTCTAAACAGTTTACTGAGTATTGCAGCCTGATAACCACTACCACAACCAATTTCCAATACGTTGTCAGCTCCTTCAGGTTCCAAGTAGACTGTCATTTTAGCTACAGTAATTGGAGAGCTTATCCATTGATTGGCTTTAATAGGAAGTGCATCAAGTTTGTAAGCCCAATGTCTGAAACCTTGTGGGACAAATATTTCACGTTCTATAGATGAAAAAGCTTTATATATGCCAAGTGTTAGATCAACTTCAGTAGCAATTTCATCAGCAAAACGCTGAAGCTTGATCTGTTTTGCTTTATCCATGAAAAATATCCATATCTATATATCGTCGTATACGTTTAATCTCTCTTGGATCGAATGTGCCTTCTATAATTTCCGTATAATCATCGCTAATTGCTTTGCCATTAGGATCAATAATAGCGCTACTTCTAGCCATATCCTGATTTGCACTGTCAGCAGCAATTACATAGCATTGGTTTGTTATAGCAAGTGCTCTTGTCAAAATTTCATAGTGCTGTTTACGTGGTTTACCCCAAAGAGATGGATTAAGAATGATATCGGCACCACGCAATTTAAGCCAAAGTTCTGTAAATCTAAGTTCAAAACAGACAATGATCCCAATTTTAATGCCATCAATCTCGAAAATTTTAATCTCTTCTTCATTACCTGCTTTAAAGTGATGGTGTTCATTGCCAAGAGGAAATAGTTTGACTTTATGCTGTGTATGAACAATTTCGCCATTATATATTACATCTGTGCGATTGACAAAGTCTTCACCATCTTTGGAAATTGTTGTCAATGTTATGATTTTGTCATCACTAATCTTTTTTATCTGCTCACGCGCATAAAGACTGGCTTCATGCGCTTCATTCATTCTATCGTAAGCGAAACCTGTAAGACATACTTCAGGTGTTACGATTATTGAGTGTTTGGGAAGATTGGCAATAGTCTCTAAAAGATGAGCAATATTTTCATCAAAGTTTTCACTGGTTGCCATTTGAATGGCAAAGGTTTTCCATTTTGTATTAGAAGTCATCAAAGCTTATACTTCCTTTCGAATAGTTTGTAACATTGCCTTCAAAGAAGTTGGTTTTTTGATCATTAAAAGTTGAAAAGCTGTCAACCCATTTTATAGGATTTTGCGCTCCAAACATAGGTTCTAAACCAATTGCTTTGAGTCTTTTGTCTGTCAAGTACTGTACATACTGATCAATGATTTGTTGATTAAGACCTAAAATCTGATCTTCAGTTACATACCATCCCCAGTTACGCTCAAGCTCATATGCTTGTCTGTACATCTCTCTTATATTTTTGACAATGCGCTCATTGAAAAGATGAGGATACTCTTTTTTAATCTCTTTAATAATATTGCTGTAAAGTGTTAAATGTGTTACTTCATCTCGTTGAATAAAACGAATCATTTGTGCAGAGCCAAGCATTTTACCACTGCGAGCCAATGCATACATAGCAGAGAAACCACTGTAGAAGTAGATGCCTTCTAAACATTGATTTGCAACCAGCATATAGAGTTTTGCTTCATCATCATCTTGTGCTTTTTCACCAAACTTTTCGTAAACATCTCCAATGAAAGAGTTTTTTCTTAGTAGTTCAGTATCACTCTTCCACATATCGTAAATTTCATCTGTATTAATAGAAATACTGTCAACCATAACAGCATAGCTTTGTGAATGCAAAGCCTCTTCAAATGCTTGACGTACAAGACACATATTTACTTCTGGTGCAGTAATCCATGTATTGACATTATCAACTGTGTTGTTTGTTTGTATAGAGTCCATAAAGATTAATTGGGCTAAGACTTTGTCATACATTCGTCGCTCTGCTGGTAATAAATGCTTGTAATCTCTTGCATCTTCTGTCAAGTCAACTTCTTTTGGGAACCAGGTATTTGCCATCATAACTTCCCACAGATTATAAGCCCACGGATAAGCACAACGATTAAGGTTGATAATACCAGCTGTACAGCCATTGATGATAGAGGTAGTTGAACGTGTAGTGTCACATTCTGTGCTGTAGAGTTTCTTTTTCATTGTTTTGTATTACCTCTTTGATAAAAAAGTTTTTTAATTAGGGTTGATTTTAACCTATAATTGTTTAATGAAAGGTGAAGCAATAATGTGGTTTTTTTAAATAAAAGAAGGGTATCTATTTACCCTTCTTGTTAACTCTTATTGACAACCTAAACACTCCATACTGCGGTCTGCGACATCTTCTACCATCTCAGGAGACTGACTTCTTAGATAATAAGTAGATTTAATACCAAGTTTCCAAGCTTCTGTATATATTTCGTGTAAATATCGTCCACTAGCTTTGTCAAGTGACATAAAGATATTTAAACTCTGTCCCTGATCTATCCATTTTTGGCGTACAGCAGCAGCTCGTACAAGAATTTTTTGGTCTAGTTCGTACGCTGGTGTATAGTATTCCCATGTATCAGGACTTAAATTTGGTACAACAACAGGAATAAGCCCACTTAGGTTCTCTTCAAACCATTTTCTTTTGTAAACTGGCTCTATTGTTTGGGTAGTACCGACTAATATTGAGATGGAACTTGTTGGAGCAATAGCCATTAAGTAACCATTTCTCATACCATCTTCTTTGACTTTTTTGCGTAATGCATCCCAGTCATATATATAACCAAAGAGACCGCCACGGTCAGTCAATTTTTTGGCTTGTTCATTAGCATTGTCAATAGGAAGAATTCCCCTGCTCCACTTAGAGCCTTCATAATCAGGATATTTCCCTTTTTCTATAGCCAGGTTAGATGATGCTTTTATAGCATTGTAGCTGATCATCTCCATTACTTCATCTATTAGGTTAAGATGTTCACTGCTGCCCCATTTAACCTGTTTCTCTGCTATCATTTGAGCTTCACCCATTACACCCAAACCAATTGCTCTTGAACGCTCATTGGTTTTCTTAACCTTTTCTAGAGGGTAGAAGTTTAAGTCTATAACATTGTCAAGCATTCTAATAGCAATAGGAATAACCCGCTCTATAT
This region of Hydrogenimonas thermophila genomic DNA includes:
- a CDS encoding carbon-nitrogen hydrolase family protein, translating into MTSNTKWKTFAIQMATSENFDENIAHLLETIANLPKHSIIVTPEVCLTGFAYDRMNEAHEASLYAREQIKKISDDKIITLTTISKDGEDFVNRTDVIYNGEIVHTQHKVKLFPLGNEHHHFKAGNEEEIKIFEIDGIKIGIIVCFELRFTELWLKLRGADIILNPSLWGKPRKQHYEILTRALAITNQCYVIAADSANQDMARSSAIIDPNGKAISDDYTEIIEGTFDPREIKRIRRYIDMDIFHG
- a CDS encoding DUF3972 domain-containing protein, which codes for MQQLIKPSEYAQMHGLSRQSVYAKIKRGTLPARKIDGRYYVIVATNIESEIDEPKEKTVNEEEKIEHVSLIDEYREIIKAKDETIAVLKSSIEDLKEANKQITKTLQEEIALLKQAFHEMRAIYLTNYQITHQTETETTIDIETEEESTEKSIKKDNSEIKTETKNDHDTEECWIPLGDLIQRQQYNYNKAKQVVKRFKKAYKRGDKRIKKQNGIYFISCYDFYEDILE
- a CDS encoding ribonucleotide-diphosphate reductase subunit beta; protein product: MKKKLYSTECDTTRSTTSIINGCTAGIINLNRCAYPWAYNLWEVMMANTWFPKEVDLTEDARDYKHLLPAERRMYDKVLAQLIFMDSIQTNNTVDNVNTWITAPEVNMCLVRQAFEEALHSQSYAVMVDSISINTDEIYDMWKSDTELLRKNSFIGDVYEKFGEKAQDDDEAKLYMLVANQCLEGIYFYSGFSAMYALARSGKMLGSAQMIRFIQRDEVTHLTLYSNIIKEIKKEYPHLFNERIVKNIREMYRQAYELERNWGWYVTEDQILGLNQQIIDQYVQYLTDKRLKAIGLEPMFGAQNPIKWVDSFSTFNDQKTNFFEGNVTNYSKGSISFDDF
- a CDS encoding protein-L-isoaspartate(D-aspartate) O-methyltransferase — its product is MDKAKQIKLQRFADEIATEVDLTLGIYKAFSSIEREIFVPQGFRHWAYKLDALPIKANQWISSPITVAKMTVYLEPEGADNVLEIGCGSGYQAAILSKLFRRVFTIERIEALLKEAKERFKALEIDNIHTRLDDGQRGWRQYAPFDRILFSASTKKIPDTIFSQLADGGILVAPIEKGNEQIITQFIKKGTDITEIPKESCLFVPVKNGIE